The Solibacillus sp. FSL R7-0682 genome includes a window with the following:
- a CDS encoding alpha/beta hydrolase — MKRIICLASMSLLLTACGENESKEEQSNSSTELVKEEGEMEVSNVMLGKWQGMIDIPQAPLEIILTLGKDKGSMSVPVQGLTDFPFESIKYDDTSVAIQIDLAGALIKIDGELVGDQIIGTFTQNGQSFPLKLKIYKEQPLSYDSLAIPVKGGDLKVALQMPEQPTGEIVIIHAGSGPTNKDGNTLGGGSNNSLKMIAEELAEQGIASIRFDKRGIGENRALLTKEENLVLEAYVEDVESIIDYVKEDDRFNKIHLIGHSEGALIMTLVAHKVDIASLTLLAGAGRAADIILNEQLTSNLPPNLLTEAKATLEKLKAGEKVTNVSAELQSLFRPSVQPYLISWLKYAPQNELSKVKVPVLIIQGENDIQVTKEDGQALKAAKPDATVYYFEKMNHVLKDVSVDREENVASYSNPSLPLASGLIEKIVQFIK; from the coding sequence ATGAAAAGAATTATTTGCTTAGCAAGTATGTCACTATTATTAACTGCATGTGGAGAAAATGAATCAAAAGAGGAGCAATCGAACTCGTCTACAGAATTAGTGAAGGAGGAGGGAGAGATGGAAGTGTCAAACGTGATGCTCGGTAAGTGGCAAGGAATGATCGACATTCCTCAGGCGCCTTTAGAAATTATATTAACGCTAGGGAAAGATAAAGGAAGCATGTCAGTACCTGTACAAGGTTTAACTGATTTTCCATTTGAATCGATAAAATATGATGATACAAGTGTAGCCATTCAAATTGATTTAGCAGGTGCCCTTATAAAAATTGACGGGGAATTGGTTGGAGATCAAATTATTGGAACGTTTACGCAAAACGGACAGTCGTTTCCGCTAAAATTAAAGATCTATAAAGAGCAGCCATTATCCTATGACTCCCTAGCCATTCCTGTAAAGGGTGGAGATTTAAAGGTAGCGCTTCAAATGCCAGAACAACCTACTGGTGAAATTGTTATTATCCATGCTGGTTCAGGACCAACAAATAAAGATGGCAATACATTAGGTGGTGGCTCGAATAATAGTTTAAAGATGATTGCAGAAGAATTAGCAGAACAGGGTATTGCTTCAATTCGATTTGATAAACGGGGGATTGGTGAGAATAGAGCGTTACTAACTAAGGAAGAAAATCTAGTATTGGAAGCTTATGTAGAAGATGTAGAATCCATTATTGACTATGTGAAAGAAGATGACCGTTTTAATAAAATACATTTAATAGGGCATAGCGAAGGGGCACTAATTATGACCTTAGTTGCGCATAAAGTAGACATAGCTTCTTTAACACTCTTAGCAGGAGCCGGAAGAGCAGCAGATATTATTTTAAATGAGCAATTAACATCAAACTTACCACCGAATTTGTTGACAGAGGCAAAAGCTACTTTAGAAAAGTTAAAGGCAGGAGAAAAGGTTACGAACGTATCAGCTGAATTACAATCTCTATTTAGGCCATCTGTACAACCGTATTTGATCTCGTGGTTAAAATACGCACCTCAAAATGAGTTAAGCAAAGTTAAGGTACCTGTTCTAATCATACAAGGGGAAAATGATATCCAAGTGACAAAAGAAGATGGGCAAGCACTAAAAGCAGCAAAGCCTGATGCGACGGTTTATTATTTTGAAAAAATGAATCACGTATTAAAAGATGTTTCTGTTGACCGAGAAGAAAATGTAGCGAGCTACTCAAATCCGTCACTTCCATTAGCAAGTGGATTAATAGAAAAAATAGTTCAATTTATTAAGTAA